GCCTGACCGATCCGGCCATCGCCGTGCCCGAGGGGCACTATGCGGAGGAGTCGATGAAGCAGACCGTCGTCCCCAACCGCAACATGATCCTGCTTTCCCTCGCGGCGGGCTGGGCCATTTCCCGCAAGGCCGATTGCGTCGCCTACGCCGCCCATGCCGGGGACCACGCCATCTATCCCGACTGCCGGGAAGAGTTCACCGACGCCCTGGACAAGACCATCCGCATGGCCGACTGGCACGAGGTCTTCGTCCACCGGCCCTACGTCCAGATGACCAAGGCCGGCATCGTCGCCCGGGGTGCAGAGCTGGGTGTGCCTTTTGAAAAAACCTGGTCCTGCTACCAGGGCGGCGACAAGCACTGCGGCCGCTGCGGCACCTGCATCGAGCGCCGGGAGGCCTTCCACCTGGCCGGCGTCGAAGACCCCACCCCCTACGCCGACAACGCCCCCGCCCTCGCCGACCTTATCGCTAACGACTGGAACCTGCCGCCATGCTGACCTGCCGCAAAAGTTTTACCGACATCCCCTTCGCCCACCGCCAGCACTGCCACGACGGGCACTGCGCGCTCCTGCACGGGCACAATTGGACGCTCCACGTGACCTTCGCCTGTTCCGCCCCCGACGCCAACGGCTTCGTGGTTGACTTCGGCAAACTCAAGTACCTGCGCGCCTGGATCGACGAAAACCTCGACCACGCCTGCGTGCTCAACGAGGACGACCCGTTGCGCGAGCAACTCGTCAGCGGCTGCCCCGAGGCGTTCAAGGTCTATCTGGTCGCAAGCTGCTCCTGCGAAGGACTGGCCATGCACCTGCACGGTGTCTTCGACCGGCTCGTGCGGGCCGACTCCGGTGGTCGCGCCTGGGTCACGGAAGTCACCGTGGACGAGGACTCGAAAAACTCCGCCACCTACCGCGCGGCGGATTGAGCGGGCGGAAATACCTGTGGGGGCGTTACTGCCCGGCGGGTAAACCGGTGAGTCTCGTTGAGTGCTGATGCCTTTTTTTCACCGCAGAGGCACAAAAGGCACAGAGGCTTGTTTGTCCGCGTGCGTTGCGCATTTCAATAGCCCGTCGTAACCCCCTGATTCAGACCGTTGTATACTGAAATGATAAAATCGGTAAGCCTCCTGTTGTGACTGTTTTTTTTTAACAGGAAGGACGGGAAGTGAGGAAGGCTACTCTTCCGAGCTCACTTGGCGTTCTTTCCGACCTTCCCGTTAAAACTCTCACATTATCAATGTCTCTTGGAAGCTGGTATAAGTGGTCTATTATACAACCCCAGGGCCATTGTGGTTGTAGCATTCCCTGAAGATAATCTCTGCGTCTTTGCGTCTCTGCGGTAAAAAAAGCCCGTCCACTTCTGCGGAACGGGCAATAAAAACGAGCGCGACCAAAGCAGCCGCCAACGCTATTTCTTCACGAAACGGTTTTCCGTGCCCTTGAGCAGGCGCTGGATATTTGAGCGGTGGCGCACAACGATGAGCACCGCCAGCGCGACGAGGAAAACCATCAACCAGGTGTCGTGGACAAAGAACAGCCCGCAGACCGGTAGGCTAATGCCAAAGGCCAGCGAGGCCAGCGACACATAGCGGGTGGTGTAGAAAAACACGACCCAGGCCACGATCCCCAGCCCGAGCACGATCGGCGCGAGCGCGAGCAGGCCGCCCATGGTGGTGGCCACGCCCTTTCCGCCCTTGAAGCCCAGAAACAGCGAGAAACTGTGCCCGAGAATGGCCGCGATCAGCCCGACAATGCCGAGGTGGACCGGCTCACTGGCTCCCACAAAGGGCAGCAAC
This DNA window, taken from Ruficoccus amylovorans, encodes the following:
- the queC gene encoding 7-cyano-7-deazaguanine synthase QueC; protein product: MNAIVVYSGGLDSTVLLYELLKNGHEVAALSVNYGQRHDKEITCAAALCQLLGIEHRVADLSGVVSLLGGSSLTDPAIAVPEGHYAEESMKQTVVPNRNMILLSLAAGWAISRKADCVAYAAHAGDHAIYPDCREEFTDALDKTIRMADWHEVFVHRPYVQMTKAGIVARGAELGVPFEKTWSCYQGGDKHCGRCGTCIERREAFHLAGVEDPTPYADNAPALADLIANDWNLPPC
- a CDS encoding 6-pyruvoyl trahydropterin synthase family protein → MLTCRKSFTDIPFAHRQHCHDGHCALLHGHNWTLHVTFACSAPDANGFVVDFGKLKYLRAWIDENLDHACVLNEDDPLREQLVSGCPEAFKVYLVASCSCEGLAMHLHGVFDRLVRADSGGRAWVTEVTVDEDSKNSATYRAAD
- the plsY gene encoding glycerol-3-phosphate 1-O-acyltransferase PlsY, which encodes MPNLIEIIGVALVGYLIGSVSFAVIIARRMGVDILREGSCNPGATNVKRVLGKRAGNLCFALDFLKGLVAAGWPLLPFVGASEPVHLGIVGLIAAILGHSFSLFLGFKGGKGVATTMGGLLALAPIVLGLGIVAWVVFFYTTRYVSLASLAFGISLPVCGLFFVHDTWLMVFLVALAVLIVVRHRSNIQRLLKGTENRFVKK